One Halorientalis litorea DNA segment encodes these proteins:
- a CDS encoding nuclear transport factor 2 family protein: protein MSVEERLERLESGEEIRQLRANYCYHIDHTNPDEFTSLFVDDGTIDFGSAGTYTGHDELHEFVADIVPDYYSFIVHMLHNPIIDVDGDTASGRWYFEAPATSEGTDMWIQGEYTDSYVREDGKWLFESVDTRFNYVAEYDDGWGED, encoded by the coding sequence ATGTCCGTCGAAGAGCGGCTAGAGCGACTGGAATCGGGTGAAGAGATACGGCAACTCCGTGCGAACTACTGCTACCACATCGACCACACGAACCCCGACGAGTTCACGTCCCTGTTCGTCGACGACGGCACTATCGACTTCGGGAGTGCCGGCACCTACACCGGCCACGACGAACTCCACGAGTTCGTCGCCGACATCGTGCCCGACTACTACTCGTTCATCGTCCACATGCTCCACAACCCGATAATCGACGTCGACGGCGACACCGCGAGCGGACGGTGGTACTTCGAGGCTCCGGCCACCTCCGAGGGCACGGACATGTGGATACAGGGAGAGTACACCGACAGCTACGTCCGCGAAGACGGTAAGTGGTTGTTCGAGTCCGTCGACACTCGGTTCAACTACGTCGCCGAGTACGACGACGGCTGGGGCGAGGACTGA
- a CDS encoding AMP-binding protein → MVSLTRETVADAVDTLAAEHDGTALRFEGRETTFDELAEGSTDFADGIAALGHQSGDPAAIWLPNRPQWFESYVGFARVGAPVVTVNTRYRTHELEYMLEDSETTTLVLQGQLLTRDFLDMLRDVCPAVDEVAPDELAAATDLALERVVVLDPDGDTDVPRGAYTYDEVIQRGRDAGALAADIDVSPDDPATVFYTSGTTSQPKGVIHDHVSTVTHPRAMVEWQRVDSDHTGIAVIPVCGVAGFDFSWANLLAGTTLVLQPTFDPEDAARAIEQQEVTYIAAVGEMYAAMMDTGRDLTSLERGSAWLVDQDDLDEIEATCEFPVDQPYGLSEGHSHMCLSPPDADADERHRAGGYPIHEDIEVTIRDPETGEDVGTDDPGELHLRGYVRMREYLNKPEKTAEEIDADGWLATGDMCEVADDGRMTYHSRIEDMLRLRGFRVTPQEVESAIEDHAAVERAQVVGVDRGDGEEVAVAFVRCADGQSVAESDLAAFMNEHVADYKVPSEFVFVDSFPTTESPNGVKIQRAELVDRAGRLVDPDRGT, encoded by the coding sequence ATGGTATCCTTGACGAGAGAGACTGTCGCGGACGCAGTCGACACGCTCGCGGCAGAACACGACGGGACCGCGCTCCGCTTCGAGGGACGGGAGACGACGTTCGACGAACTCGCCGAGGGGAGTACCGACTTCGCCGACGGCATCGCGGCGTTGGGACACCAGTCCGGCGACCCGGCGGCGATTTGGCTCCCGAACCGTCCGCAGTGGTTCGAGTCCTACGTCGGCTTCGCCCGCGTCGGGGCACCCGTCGTGACGGTCAACACGCGGTATCGCACGCACGAACTCGAATACATGCTGGAGGACAGCGAGACGACGACGCTGGTCCTGCAGGGGCAACTGCTGACCCGGGACTTCCTCGACATGCTCCGGGACGTGTGCCCGGCAGTCGACGAGGTGGCTCCCGACGAACTGGCGGCCGCCACGGACCTCGCGCTGGAGCGTGTCGTCGTTCTCGACCCGGACGGGGACACGGACGTTCCACGCGGCGCGTACACCTACGACGAGGTCATCCAGCGGGGCCGTGACGCCGGCGCGCTCGCCGCCGACATCGACGTCTCCCCGGATGACCCCGCCACGGTGTTCTACACCAGCGGCACCACCTCCCAGCCGAAAGGCGTCATCCACGACCACGTGAGCACGGTCACCCATCCGCGCGCGATGGTCGAGTGGCAGCGCGTCGACTCGGACCACACGGGCATCGCCGTTATCCCCGTCTGTGGTGTCGCCGGCTTCGACTTCTCGTGGGCGAACCTGCTGGCTGGCACGACGCTCGTCCTCCAACCGACGTTCGACCCCGAGGACGCCGCTCGCGCCATCGAACAGCAGGAAGTCACCTACATCGCCGCCGTCGGCGAGATGTACGCGGCGATGATGGACACGGGTCGGGACCTGACCTCGCTCGAACGCGGGAGCGCGTGGCTGGTTGACCAGGACGACTTGGACGAGATAGAGGCGACGTGTGAGTTCCCGGTCGACCAGCCGTACGGCCTCAGCGAGGGACACTCTCACATGTGTCTCAGCCCGCCGGACGCCGACGCCGACGAACGGCACCGTGCCGGCGGCTACCCGATTCACGAGGACATCGAGGTGACCATCCGCGACCCGGAGACTGGCGAGGACGTGGGCACGGACGACCCCGGCGAACTCCACCTGCGCGGGTACGTCCGGATGCGCGAGTACCTCAACAAACCCGAGAAGACCGCCGAGGAGATAGACGCGGACGGGTGGCTGGCGACCGGCGACATGTGTGAAGTTGCCGACGACGGACGGATGACGTACCACTCCCGCATCGAGGACATGCTCCGCCTGCGGGGCTTCCGCGTGACGCCACAGGAAGTCGAGAGTGCCATCGAGGACCACGCGGCCGTCGAGCGGGCACAGGTCGTCGGCGTCGACAGGGGCGACGGCGAGGAAGTTGCCGTCGCGTTCGTACGCTGTGCCGACGGCCAGTCGGTCGCCGAATCCGACCTCGCCGCCTTCATGAACGAACACGTCGCCGACTACAAGGTCCCCTCCGAGTTCGTGTTCGTGGACTCGTTCCCGACGACCGAGAGTCCCAACGGCGTGAAGATACAGCGCGCGGAACTGGTCGACCGGGCGGGCAGGTTGGTGGACCCTGACCGAGGGACGTAA
- a CDS encoding flavin reductase family protein, translating to MEISLGNGDAEFLHRLLSSVVVPRPIGWISSRDADGRVNLAPFSYFTVASTVPPVLALSFEPRDDGSTKDTPSNVETTGEFVYNLVTEPLLESVDRTSAPLDAGENEFGISAVTQAPAETVDVPRVAEAEAHFECSFEDSLDVYGNTVVFGRVEHVHLAESVRDGGEVDATLVDAVGRLGGPYYTGIDILPTQRDYDPDL from the coding sequence ATGGAGATATCGCTCGGTAACGGGGACGCGGAGTTCCTCCACCGACTCCTCAGTAGCGTCGTGGTTCCGCGACCCATCGGCTGGATTAGTTCACGCGACGCGGACGGCCGGGTCAACCTCGCGCCGTTCAGCTACTTCACCGTCGCGAGTACCGTCCCGCCGGTCCTCGCGCTCTCCTTCGAACCGCGGGACGACGGGTCGACAAAGGACACGCCGTCGAACGTCGAAACGACTGGCGAGTTCGTCTACAACCTCGTGACCGAACCCCTGCTGGAATCCGTCGACCGGACCAGCGCGCCCCTCGACGCGGGCGAGAACGAGTTCGGCATCTCGGCCGTGACGCAAGCCCCCGCCGAAACCGTCGACGTCCCACGGGTCGCGGAAGCCGAGGCACACTTCGAGTGTTCCTTCGAGGACTCGCTGGACGTGTACGGCAACACCGTCGTCTTCGGCCGTGTCGAACACGTTCACCTCGCGGAGAGCGTCCGCGACGGCGGCGAGGTGGACGCAACGCTGGTCGACGCCGTGGGTCGTCTCGGCGGACCGTACTACACCGGCATCGACATCCTCCCGACACAACGGGACTACGACCCGGACCTCTGA
- a CDS encoding acyl-CoA thioesterase — translation MAYSTVQQVRIEDTTQAGTMFYVSVLRYLNRAVEDVLSAVGYGYAENLEARDLALFVVHVDIDYVAPVSLGTDIDITVTPTVDDSTITFDATGRADGEAVFRATEVRVAASLSEKESRAVPTALADGLAAYAD, via the coding sequence ATGGCCTACTCCACTGTCCAGCAGGTGCGCATCGAAGACACGACACAGGCGGGGACGATGTTCTACGTGAGCGTCCTCCGCTACCTGAACCGCGCCGTCGAGGACGTCCTCTCGGCGGTCGGGTACGGCTACGCCGAGAACCTCGAAGCGCGTGACCTCGCGCTGTTCGTCGTCCACGTCGACATCGACTACGTCGCGCCCGTCTCGCTGGGCACCGACATCGACATCACAGTCACGCCCACCGTCGACGACTCGACGATTACCTTCGACGCGACCGGACGGGCCGACGGTGAGGCGGTGTTCCGGGCGACGGAGGTCCGCGTCGCGGCGTCGCTGTCTGAAAAGGAGTCACGAGCGGTCCCCACGGCACTCGCGGACGGCCTCGCGGCGTACGCCGACTAG
- a CDS encoding AMP-binding protein — protein sequence MVSSPRPTDLPVRPGEFPISTVTELIATKTAENGDDTFLVESETGRELTYAEVGEKADTIAAALADLGIGKGDRVATFMPNVLDHVLVWFGCMRIGAVWASLNTDLEEADLRQPIRDIEATALVVDESCLDQYQSVRDGVAVQEEFVRGAELAGARPFEDLLDADGNPPEVDVAPGDPAQINFTGGTTGTPKPILLPHFAVVATGYRYREAFDATPADTHLTVLQLFHVGGQQFGVVGPMMCDMKSVVVRRFSASAFFEQVNEHEATIIDPLGGIWGALLRTHDGPVENTARVGVGSMDPEFARPAHERFDIDIVEPYALSENGGILLTYHTLTEDDYESIEDGTGKPAGYVDDCEWAVFEILDDDGDPVETGEVGEICLRPAIPHTFMKEYFSHPEATVEAFQGLWLHTGDLGRIDEDGMFRFVGRKAHWLRRMGENISAQEIEVVLERHDAVAEAIIVGVPSEIGEEDIKAYVIADGDVTPEELVAFCEGKLAAFKHPRYVEFVDSFPRSDTKNNVQRHDLRKRGIGDAWDREAQ from the coding sequence ATGGTATCATCGCCCAGACCCACGGACCTGCCGGTCCGTCCGGGGGAGTTCCCAATCAGCACGGTCACGGAGTTGATAGCGACGAAGACGGCCGAGAACGGCGACGACACGTTCCTCGTCGAGAGCGAGACGGGGCGGGAGTTGACCTACGCGGAAGTCGGCGAGAAGGCGGACACCATCGCGGCGGCACTCGCGGACCTCGGCATCGGGAAGGGTGACCGCGTGGCGACGTTCATGCCCAACGTCCTCGACCACGTCCTCGTGTGGTTCGGCTGTATGCGCATCGGGGCGGTCTGGGCGTCGCTGAACACGGATTTGGAGGAGGCGGACCTCCGTCAACCGATTCGGGACATCGAAGCCACCGCGCTGGTCGTCGACGAGTCCTGTCTCGACCAGTACCAGTCTGTCCGTGACGGCGTGGCGGTCCAAGAGGAGTTCGTCCGCGGGGCCGAACTTGCCGGTGCCCGCCCGTTCGAGGACTTGCTCGACGCCGACGGTAACCCCCCCGAGGTGGACGTCGCACCCGGTGACCCCGCACAGATAAACTTCACTGGCGGGACGACGGGCACCCCGAAACCGATTCTCCTCCCCCACTTCGCCGTCGTCGCGACGGGATATCGCTACCGCGAGGCGTTCGACGCGACGCCCGCGGACACGCACCTCACCGTCCTCCAGTTGTTCCACGTCGGCGGCCAGCAGTTCGGCGTCGTCGGGCCGATGATGTGTGACATGAAAAGCGTCGTCGTCCGTCGGTTCAGTGCCTCCGCCTTCTTCGAGCAAGTCAACGAACACGAGGCGACCATCATCGACCCGCTCGGCGGAATCTGGGGCGCGCTCCTGCGCACCCACGACGGACCCGTCGAGAACACCGCACGCGTCGGCGTCGGGTCGATGGACCCCGAGTTCGCCCGCCCCGCCCACGAGCGGTTCGACATCGACATCGTGGAACCGTACGCGCTCTCGGAGAACGGCGGCATCCTGCTGACCTACCACACGCTCACCGAGGACGACTACGAGTCAATCGAGGACGGCACCGGCAAGCCCGCCGGCTACGTGGACGACTGCGAGTGGGCCGTCTTCGAGATACTCGACGACGACGGCGACCCCGTCGAGACGGGCGAAGTGGGCGAAATCTGCCTGCGCCCGGCCATCCCACACACGTTCATGAAGGAGTACTTCAGCCACCCCGAAGCCACCGTCGAAGCGTTCCAAGGGCTGTGGCTCCACACCGGTGACCTCGGCCGCATCGACGAGGACGGGATGTTCCGCTTCGTCGGCCGGAAGGCCCACTGGCTCCGCCGGATGGGCGAGAACATCTCCGCACAGGAGATAGAGGTCGTCCTCGAACGCCACGACGCCGTCGCGGAGGCCATCATCGTCGGCGTGCCCTCGGAAATCGGCGAGGAGGACATCAAGGCCTACGTCATCGCCGACGGCGACGTGACGCCCGAGGAACTGGTCGCGTTCTGTGAGGGGAAGCTAGCGGCGTTCAAACACCCCCGCTACGTCGAGTTCGTGGACTCGTTCCCCCGGAGCGACACGAAGAACAACGTCCAACGCCACGACTTGCGCAAACGCGGTATCGGCGACGCGTGGGACCGTGAGGCGCAGTGA
- a CDS encoding cyclase family protein produces MSDQQGMDFLDGVPSNWGRWGEDDELGAVNYLTNEQVLRGIRAVEDGETFALGLPIGRPEGDPVWPGRDGTNHYMDRDKGHYESGKATAHGRAQGADDVVHMPLHGTTHVDAPGHIWYDDEMYNGFDANTTKGGLDRCSVDTLGDHGILGRGVLLDIARHRGVETLEPGARITLDELRECAAAQGVELEQRDVPVLRTGWLEQYYDEDGIDIYEGKFREPGLTHSEELLEWFHEREIPAFGTDTIANEQTISDETGTPIPLHAGLLRDQGVVFNEMLDLSALAEACDESGRYAFFYVAAPLKFVHGTGSPVNPLAVR; encoded by the coding sequence ATGTCCGACCAGCAAGGCATGGACTTCCTCGACGGCGTCCCGAGCAACTGGGGTCGCTGGGGCGAGGACGACGAACTCGGCGCGGTGAACTACCTGACGAACGAGCAAGTGCTACGCGGGATTCGGGCCGTCGAGGACGGCGAGACGTTCGCGCTCGGCCTCCCCATCGGGCGGCCCGAGGGCGACCCAGTGTGGCCGGGCCGGGACGGGACGAACCACTACATGGACCGCGACAAGGGCCACTACGAGTCCGGAAAGGCCACCGCTCACGGCCGGGCGCAGGGGGCCGACGACGTGGTCCACATGCCGCTCCACGGGACGACACACGTCGACGCACCGGGACACATCTGGTACGACGACGAGATGTACAACGGTTTCGACGCCAACACCACGAAGGGAGGCCTCGACCGCTGTTCCGTCGACACCCTCGGCGACCACGGGATACTGGGTCGGGGCGTCCTGCTGGATATCGCGCGCCATCGCGGCGTCGAGACGCTCGAACCCGGGGCACGTATCACCCTCGACGAACTCCGGGAGTGCGCCGCGGCCCAAGGCGTCGAACTCGAACAGCGTGACGTCCCGGTCTTGCGGACGGGGTGGCTCGAACAGTACTACGACGAGGACGGCATCGACATCTACGAGGGGAAGTTCCGCGAACCCGGCCTCACCCACTCGGAGGAACTGCTGGAGTGGTTCCACGAGCGGGAGATTCCGGCGTTCGGTACCGACACCATCGCCAACGAACAGACAATCTCCGACGAGACGGGGACGCCGATTCCGCTCCACGCTGGCCTCCTGCGGGACCAGGGCGTCGTGTTCAACGAGATGCTCGACCTCTCTGCCCTCGCCGAGGCCTGTGACGAGAGCGGTCGCTACGCGTTCTTCTACGTCGCCGCGCCGCTGAAGTTCGTCCACGGCACCGGGTCGCCGGTGAACCCGCTCGCGGTCCGATAG
- a CDS encoding citryl-CoA lyase, which produces MSRTFESRLSDHDEESISFREKDLATEVLGEMTFTQTLYYMWTGEEPTPEEEEVLDAMLSSLMVHGITPSSIVSRLTLVTEPDAVQNSVANAVNGVGSRFIGTMKECAEDLETLAAADDREAAVQELVDDYQDRGDNFAGIGHPDFDPEDPRAQTFFELAEDADVAGEHIDIIHDVQVEFEDRTGLTLPINATGAIAAVTLDMDLPPTAARGFAIVSRATGVVAEILEEEQNPMAFDIWQEIDEQVTHPDE; this is translated from the coding sequence ATGTCGCGTACGTTCGAGTCACGACTGTCGGACCACGACGAAGAATCGATTTCCTTCCGGGAGAAGGACCTCGCCACCGAGGTGCTGGGCGAGATGACGTTCACCCAGACGCTCTACTACATGTGGACGGGTGAGGAACCGACCCCCGAGGAGGAGGAAGTCCTCGACGCGATGTTGTCCTCGCTGATGGTCCACGGCATCACGCCGTCGTCCATCGTGAGCCGGCTGACGCTGGTCACCGAACCCGACGCGGTCCAGAACTCGGTCGCCAACGCGGTCAACGGCGTCGGGTCGCGGTTCATCGGGACGATGAAGGAGTGCGCCGAGGACCTCGAAACCCTCGCCGCGGCCGACGACCGGGAGGCGGCCGTGCAAGAACTCGTCGACGACTATCAGGACCGTGGCGACAACTTCGCCGGTATCGGCCACCCGGACTTCGACCCCGAGGACCCGCGGGCACAGACGTTCTTCGAACTCGCCGAGGACGCCGACGTGGCGGGCGAACACATCGACATCATCCACGACGTGCAGGTGGAGTTCGAGGACCGCACCGGCCTGACGCTCCCCATCAACGCGACGGGAGCTATCGCGGCCGTCACGCTCGACATGGACCTCCCGCCGACGGCGGCGCGTGGCTTCGCCATCGTCAGCCGTGCGACCGGCGTCGTCGCGGAAATCCTCGAAGAGGAACAGAACCCGATGGCGTTCGATATCTGGCAGGAGATAGACGAGCAGGTCACTCACCCAGACGAGTAG
- a CDS encoding N-acyl homoserine lactonase family protein, which produces MPDIEVTAFNTSDWTFDYSQVVQMRGFGNEYTAKCPAYLIDHPEGTVLLDTGVSYEALEDPEGYGAPHMKAMRGMTAMTEDHRLTAQLDDAGYDPSDVDTVILSHLHLDHAGEITQFPDAEFVVQQDELRYAWWPDQTQWTFYLENDISPLRSYDYDVTVADGRYDVFGDGSVVCLPTPGHTPGHQSVVLDSVEGQTVILAADVAHVRDAYEKELCTAFNWSTEETVASIRRVRDLAREEDALVAFLHDSDDFETLSDQPGITTRDPSTN; this is translated from the coding sequence ATGCCGGATATAGAGGTAACTGCGTTCAACACGTCGGACTGGACCTTCGATTACAGCCAAGTCGTCCAGATGCGCGGCTTCGGCAACGAGTACACCGCTAAATGCCCTGCCTACCTGATAGACCACCCCGAGGGGACGGTCCTGCTCGACACCGGCGTCAGCTACGAGGCACTGGAGGACCCGGAGGGGTACGGCGCGCCCCACATGAAGGCGATGCGCGGGATGACGGCCATGACCGAGGACCACCGGCTGACGGCCCAACTGGACGACGCGGGCTACGACCCGAGCGACGTTGACACGGTGATACTCTCACACCTCCACCTCGACCACGCGGGCGAGATTACCCAGTTTCCGGACGCCGAGTTCGTCGTCCAGCAGGACGAACTCCGGTACGCGTGGTGGCCCGACCAGACCCAGTGGACCTTCTACCTCGAAAACGACATCAGCCCGCTACGCTCCTACGACTACGACGTGACCGTGGCCGACGGCCGTTACGACGTGTTCGGCGACGGAAGCGTCGTCTGTCTCCCGACGCCGGGCCACACGCCCGGCCACCAGTCGGTCGTGCTGGACTCCGTCGAGGGTCAGACCGTCATTCTCGCCGCCGACGTGGCCCACGTCCGGGACGCCTACGAGAAGGAACTGTGTACCGCGTTCAACTGGTCCACCGAGGAGACGGTCGCCTCGATTCGAAGGGTCCGTGACCTCGCCCGCGAAGAGGACGCGCTGGTCGCCTTCCTCCACGACAGCGACGACTTCGAGACGCTGAGCGACCAACCCGGTATCACGACGCGGGACCCCTCGACGAACTGA